One Gemmatimonadota bacterium DNA window includes the following coding sequences:
- a CDS encoding DNA topoisomerase IV subunit A — MAYIDKLFDQYFLEHASYVVKDRAIPDIDDGLKPVQRRILHALKEQDDGKFHKVANVVGQTMKYHPHGDQSIYGALVHLANKDLFIDKQGNFGNIYTGDEASAARYIECRLTPLAKDVLFNPEITEYIESYDGRNNEPVVFPAKIPVLLAQGTEGIAPGMTTRVLSHNLIELLQAQIAYLQGEDFQAFPDFATGGFVDVAEYADGNGKVLVRAKLDTKNSKRIIVRELPFGSTSESLIASIEGAARKNKLKIAGISDYTGEEVEIEIRLARGVHTKDTVDALYAFTDCEQSISVSALVIKDNRPHIATVSDILKHNADQLVDILTAELKIEQRQVRDRLHARTLEQVFIENRVYKAIEDVADSSAIHEAIRTGLEPFLSTIRRKVTSEDLDTLLQIPIRRISLYDITRAKREMREMRARLREIKANLDNITGFTIDFLEYLVDQYKDKYPRRTEVTSFDQVDAREVAQRNLKLRYDKKTGYLGYDVNGSTLMDVSQYDRVLVIRKNGTYSLHEAPDRLFVDKGMLFCDFVDSERVYTVIYRDKKTNYPCIKRCKLDTFILNRGYELVPPGCRLLKLTTDRDVEVHVSYKPKPRLRILNEEFAIEDYAVRGKTAKGMRLSAREVKSAKFVKTRA; from the coding sequence ATGGCTTATATCGACAAGTTATTTGACCAGTATTTTTTAGAACACGCTTCTTATGTTGTGAAGGATAGGGCGATTCCCGACATTGACGATGGTCTCAAGCCCGTACAGCGCCGCATTTTACACGCGCTCAAAGAACAGGACGATGGAAAATTTCACAAGGTCGCCAATGTCGTGGGGCAGACGATGAAATATCACCCCCACGGCGACCAGTCGATTTACGGCGCGCTGGTTCATCTGGCGAACAAAGACCTGTTTATCGATAAACAGGGCAATTTCGGCAATATTTATACTGGCGACGAAGCCTCGGCTGCGCGCTATATCGAATGCCGATTGACCCCGCTCGCCAAAGATGTGTTGTTCAATCCGGAAATTACCGAATACATTGAGTCCTACGATGGTCGCAATAACGAACCCGTTGTTTTTCCGGCGAAAATTCCCGTGCTTCTCGCGCAGGGTACCGAAGGTATTGCGCCGGGCATGACCACGCGGGTGTTGTCCCACAATTTGATCGAATTATTGCAGGCGCAAATTGCCTATCTCCAGGGAGAGGATTTTCAGGCCTTTCCCGATTTTGCGACGGGCGGTTTTGTCGATGTCGCCGAATACGCCGATGGCAATGGTAAGGTGCTCGTGCGTGCGAAACTCGATACCAAAAATTCCAAGCGCATTATCGTGCGCGAATTGCCTTTTGGCTCTACGTCTGAGTCCCTCATCGCTTCGATTGAAGGTGCAGCCCGGAAAAACAAGCTCAAAATCGCGGGTATCAGCGATTATACGGGTGAGGAAGTCGAAATTGAAATTCGCCTTGCCCGGGGCGTGCATACCAAGGATACTGTGGATGCGCTTTACGCTTTTACCGACTGCGAGCAATCGATCAGTGTCAGTGCTCTCGTTATCAAGGACAATCGCCCCCATATCGCCACGGTTAGCGATATTCTCAAACACAATGCCGACCAATTGGTCGATATTCTCACGGCAGAGCTTAAAATTGAGCAGCGTCAGGTGCGGGACAGGTTGCACGCCAGAACTCTCGAACAGGTTTTTATCGAAAACCGCGTTTACAAGGCAATTGAGGATGTCGCCGATTCCAGTGCGATTCACGAGGCGATACGCACGGGTTTGGAGCCTTTTCTCAGTACAATCAGGCGCAAGGTCACATCAGAAGATCTCGATACACTTTTACAAATTCCCATTCGACGCATTTCGCTTTACGATATCACCAGAGCAAAAAGAGAGATGCGTGAAATGCGCGCGCGGCTCAGGGAGATCAAGGCCAATCTCGATAATATCACGGGCTTTACCATTGATTTTCTGGAATATTTGGTTGATCAATACAAGGACAAGTATCCCCGACGTACTGAGGTTACTTCTTTTGATCAGGTGGATGCTCGCGAAGTGGCACAGCGCAATCTCAAGTTGCGCTATGATAAGAAGACGGGTTATCTCGGTTATGATGTCAATGGCAGTACGCTTATGGATGTGTCGCAATACGACCGAGTGCTCGTGATTCGCAAAAATGGCACTTATTCTCTGCACGAGGCACCCGATCGTCTCTTTGTGGATAAGGGTATGCTATTTTGCGATTTTGTCGATTCCGAACGGGTGTACACGGTTATTTACAGGGATAAGAAGACCAATTATCCCTGTATCAAGCGTTGTAAGCTGGACACATTTATTTTGAATAGGGGATATGAACTCGTGCCGCCGGGATGCCGCTTGCTCAAGCTCACAACCGACCGCGATGTCGAGGTTCACGTATCCTATAAACCCAAACCCCGTCTGCGTATTCTAAATGAAGAATTTGCGATTGAAGACTACGCGGTTCGCGGCAAAACTGCCAAAGGCATGCGCCTATCAGCGCGCGAGGTCAAAAGTGCTAAATTTGTGAAGACCAGAGCCTAA